Proteins encoded by one window of Persephonella hydrogeniphila:
- a CDS encoding c-type cytochrome: MKRLAAGLLMGISLISYSSFGAVDGAEIFKKNSCPICHKETKDAIGPSLKTIAEFYKNNPKQLELFFKGQADPIVWPDRFDMMKTQMGKFRAMSDEELKALIDFILRH; the protein is encoded by the coding sequence ATGAAAAGATTAGCAGCAGGGTTACTGATGGGAATATCTTTAATAAGCTACTCATCATTTGGGGCTGTAGACGGGGCAGAGATTTTCAAGAAAAACTCCTGTCCTATCTGTCATAAGGAAACAAAAGATGCAATAGGCCCATCCTTAAAAACAATAGCCGAGTTTTATAAGAATAACCCGAAACAGCTTGAACTTTTCTTTAAAGGTCAGGCTGATCCTATTGTATGGCCAGACAGATTTGATATGATGAAAACCCAGATGGGTAAATTCAGGGCTATGAGCGATGAAGAGCTGAAAGCTCTTATTGATTTTATACTAAGACATTAA